A window of Cryptomeria japonica chromosome 3, Sugi_1.0, whole genome shotgun sequence contains these coding sequences:
- the LOC131874360 gene encoding probable pectate lyase 18, with the protein MASRQALQPLFLLLAVFFIKLVMVESIRTPFNMTKAENSDKYHVEKPELVVQMVYYKCSIYSYAVPRRFLHCNFYNTILVTVVELLCRSLNNSKRKLSSCETGNPIDDCWRCDPNWVNNRKRLADCAIGFGKNAIGGKNGRFYIVTDPNDDDPVNPRPGTLRHAVIQTEPLWIIFQKDMVIHLKEELIMNSYKTIDGRGANVHIANGACITIQYVTNIIIHGVHIHDCKPAGNTNVRSSPTHYGFRTKSDGDGISIFGSSAIWVDHCSLSSCADGLIDAIMGSTAITISNSFFTHHDKVMLLGHSDAYTEDVKMQVTVAFNHFGQGLVQRMPRCRHGYFHVVNNDYTHWEMYAIGGSANPTINSQGNRFLAPDYRFHKEVTKHQDSTEGNWRSVGDLMLNGAFFTASGAKESSSYAKASSMAARPSSIVGSITASSGVLTCRKGSSC; encoded by the exons ATGGCGAGCAGACAAGCCTTACAGccattgtttcttcttcttgctgTCTTTTTCATCAAGTTAGTAATGGTGGAATCAATAAGAACCCCCTTCAATATGACTAAGGCTGAGAATAGTGATAAATATCATGTTGAGAAGCCGGAGCTTGTAGTTCAAATG GTTTATTATAAATGTTCTATTTATTCTTATGCTGTTCCTCGACGTTTTCTTCACTGTAATTTCTATAATACTATTCTCGTAACTGTAGTTG AACTATTGTGCAGGAGTTTAAATAATTCGAAAAGAAAGCTGAGCTCGTGCGAAACGGGGAACCCCATCGATGACTGTTGGCGTTGTGATCCTAACTGGGTTAACAACCGAAAGAGACTGGCTGATTGTGCCATCGGATTTGGCAAAAACGCCATTGGAGGTAAGAATGGCAGATTTTATATAGTTACAGATCCAAATGACGATGACCCGGTCAATCCTCGACCTGGCACTCTGCGGCACGCTGTTATTCAAACCGAACCTCTCTGGATTATTTTCCAAAAAGATATGGTTATTCACCTCAAGGAGGAGCTTATCATGAACAGTTATAAGACTATTGATGGTAGAGGTGCCAATGTTCATATAGCAAATGGAGCTTGCATTACAATTCAGTATGTGACCAATATTATCATTCATGGAGTTCATATCCACGACTGTAAACCTGCGGGAAACACAAATGTTAGGAGCTCCCCGACACATTATGGGTTTAGAACCAAGAGTGATGGAGATGGGATTTCCATCTTTGGATCAAGCGCAATTTGGGTTGACCACTGTTCATTGTCAAGTTGCGCAGATGGATTGATCGACGCCATCATGGGTTCCACTGCTATAACCATTTCAAACAGCTTTTTCACTCACCATGACAAG GTGATGCTCCTAGGACACAGCGACGCCTACACCGAGGACGTCAAAATGCAAGTAACAGTTGCTTTCAACCACTTTGGACAAGGGCTTGTTCAACGTATGCCCAG ATGTCGACATGGATACTTTCATGTGGTGAACAATGATTACACCCACTGGGAAATGTATGCAATCGGGGGAAGTGCAAACCCCACCATTAACAGCCAAGGCAACAGATTCCTTGCTCCTGATTATCGATTCCACAAGGAG GTTACAAAGCACCAAGATTCAACAGAAGGTAACTGGAGATCAGTGGGAGATCTTATGTTAAATGGGGCATTCTTCACAGCATCAGGGGCTAAAGAATCCTCAAGCTATGCCAAAGCTTCGAGTATGGCGGCAAGACCTTCCTCTATTGTGGGCTCTATCACTGCAAGTTCGGGTGTTCTCACCTGCAGAAAAGGTTCCAGCTGTTAG